AAGATCCGACGTGGGGCAGATCGGGCAGCGCCTCCTGGTGGTGGCAAGCTGGGCACACCACGAGGTAGCCCAGTGGGAAAACTCTGATCCTAGTGATCGATACCACGAGCCACCGGCTGTTTCGGGGTCAACATCATCGGCGGGTGCTGGACGCAGACACCCTGAGCAGTGTGTGTCGATGCTGGTCAACCCGATCACTAGTGCACCTCAATGCCGTTTTGTGAGCCCCACGGATCGATCACGGATCGATCGTGGGATCAGCGCCGTACCGTGCGGGAGGATCGTGGGCTGAGTCCGGGCACGTGAGTCGCAATGCGGCGCAGCGCAGTTCGGAGGTGATCGGTGCCAGCGGGTACTTTCGCAGTCGCCGCAGGCTGTCGGGTACTCAGCGCGCCTGTTATTGACGGGCGGTCGCCTCCGGCCGGCGAAGGCCCAACGCGGGTGTCCGCATGAGGCGTGTTCCTGCTGTCGTGGAGTGTTCCGACGGAACCGTGGTGGGTTGATAGCCCGCATCCACGATCGGGCGCAGCGCTGCATCGAGGAAATCTACCTCGGCTGCGGGGATTCCAGCTTGCCGTAGCGCATGGTGAGCGGGAGCTCACGGGTAGGAACCCGATAGATGGTCGTCGTCCCGCCGAGGGCATTTCGCGTCGTTGTGATGTCGCGTGCGGGAACCGTCCGCAAGTCGGTGTTCTGCGCGAACGGGTGCACGTAGGCGATGCCGAGCACAGCGTTGAGCACGGCCAACCTATTGGACGGATCAGTCGGCGGATCTGCGAAACCGTCGTACTGATTCTTCACCACGACAACGTGAAATCGTGTGTCCGGCAATGGTTCCGGCGTGTAATCGAGTCCGGGAACGCTGACGCCCTGCAGCGAAGATAGCGCACCGAGGTTAGGGTCGGCGGTCAGGACGAAGGTGGTATCGGACGGCACAGCCGGGTTGTCGTTGAGTTGGGCGGCCGCTTGCTGGACCACCATCGCGCCCTGTGAGGTACCCACGACGGTCAGCGGCCCCTTGCTCGCCAAGACCTCGGTCTCGAGGGCGTTAACACCGCTGGCGATCGATTCGCCCAAGGTCGGATCCGCTGGTCCCGTCACCGGCCAGAGCGAGGCGGGATAGTTGATTACCGTGACCGGATCGCTGCCGAGCGCTCCGCCGAGCAGATCAGCAGTGTCGCCGAACGTGCCGGCGGGCACCACACGCCCCAGTGTTCCGGTGGTCCCGCCTACGTAGAAAACAGTGTCGGCCTGAGCCGACGCACCGTCAACGATCGCGATGGCAATGACCATTGTCAGGATCGTTATGGGTCTGCGGACAAGTGATCGACGAGCACTCATGGCGACCTCCCAGCACAAAAAGTAGCCGACAGTGACGGCCATCAGCACGGGTAGTGAGAAACTCAGATATGCTGCGCTAGTGTGGCTTTCATTACTCTTGCTCCGCACGATTTGCGGTTTGACTGGGCAGCTGCCCTGCGAAGCGCGGCAACGCCCACACTTTCTTTTCCCCTTCGTACAGGTAAGGGCAGAGGCCACAAGTTCGTGACCCCGGGGAGACCCGTCGATCTCATGAAATCGTCTGAGTCCGAGACAAGGCGTGAGACGTCCACAATCTCTGGATACGAGACTTGATGTCGCTCGGCCTGGCCTTGGCGCGAAAAGGGTTGGACGCGCGCGAATTTCGCCGTAGCGTTTAGCGCTCGATGTGGTGTTGATCGCGAGAGGGCGGTGTCCAGTCGCGGGCGCGTGGTGGAACCGCCGGTGCAACCACATCCGCCCAAGCCGTCCCGGGTCACGAAGCCGCCGACGGTCCTGGGTGGTCAGCCCCAGGAGTCGGCCCTCGCTGCTTTTCGAAGACACGATGACACTGCCGTACAACAACGGCACCGTGCGCACCGAGAAGGTGGTGACCGACAGCAGAAGGCCGGTGGCCTGCCGATTCGGCCTATACCGGCCCGGCACCGCCGAGCGGAACCAGAAATCAATCGCCCCATCGCTGCTGGTCAAACAATCCACACACGGATCACGCAGAATCGCGTTGATGGCGCCCTGGGCAAATACCGTGATCTCCTGCACGTCCCCGGCTGGGGTAATCAACAATGCCGTGTACACAACAGCCCTTCCACAACCCTCGGCGGCACGCACGACCTCACGATCCGACGTGTCGTAGATCGGGCAGCGCCTGCTGATGACAGGCTGGGCACACCACCAGATACGGCCCATCGAGGAGATCGCTGTCCTTGATGATCGATTTCACTATCCACTGGGTGTTTTCGGGGTCAGCCTCATCGGCAGGTGCCGGACGCAGACACCCCGAACAATGCGTGTCGATGCTGGTCCAGCGGATCATTAGCGCACCTTATACCGAGTTAGCCGCCCAAGCGAGAGAATGTGATCAGCACCGCAGGTCCAGCATCAATCCGACCGTTACTGGCCCCGCGGATGCGGCCTCCGCATCCAGCATGCGCGCGCTGCGCGAGGCGCTCACCGATGGTGAGGATGGCCCCTTGCCGAGACAAAAACTGAGCCGTCCACATTCTTTAGAAACGAGACAGGTCGCTCGATGGCTTCAGACTTGGTCTTGTGGCGCGGGTATTCCCGTGCGGTGGGTGTCGATGAGTCGTCCCCAGTTTGTGCCGAAGAGGATCAATAGTGCTCCGGTGACGCCGATGGGGGTAAGGGGGTCGTGAGCCAAGAGCACTCCAATCGCCGCGGCCCAAAGCGGTTCAGTTCCCAAAAGCAGGCTTACCCTGGCTGGCGAGGTGCGCCGGACTGCCCATATCTGGATGAAGAAGGCGAAAACAGTGCAGACAAGCGCAAGATAAATCGTCAGGATCCATGATTGTGTGCTCATCTGCGCGGCGACTTCGCTGACTCCTCGTCCAGAGATCTGTGAGAGGACCGTGAACACGACTAGGCCAGTGCAGAGCTGCACGAGCGTGACTGAACCGTTCCGAGTTTCATGCCGGCTTCATGGTTGAGGTGTCGCCGGCTGGGACCCCTGGGTTTGAGCGTAGTAGGCGCTCTCGTATTCCTCGGGCGGGACGTAGTCCAGAACGCTGTGCAGTCGGCGGTTGTTGAACCAGTCGACCCACTCCATCGTGGCGTACTCGACGTCGTCGATGATGCGCAGCGGGCCGGACAGGAAGGGGCTGCCGCGGCCGACGGCTTCGGTCTTGAACAACCCGATCGTGGTCTCGGCCAACGCATTGTCATAGGCGTCGCCGACGCTGCCAATGGACGCCGCGATCCCCTCCAGCACAAGCGTTTCCGCGAATGCGATCGACGTATATTGCGACCCGGCGTCGCTATGATGAATCAGTCCAGCAGTCACTCGGTGATCGGCGTGATCACGCCGCCACAGCGCCATCTTCAACGCTGTTGTCACCATCGCGGTGTCCTTCACGGTGACGGCATGCCAGCCCACGATGGCCCGCGAGAAGCAGTCGATCACGAACGCCACGTAGACGAACCCCGACCACGTTCGGCAGTAGGTGAAGTCGGTGACCCATTTTCGATTCGGCATCACCGCGGTGAAGTCGCGGTCCAGCAGATCCGGTGCCCGACGAGAGTCCTTGCCGCCGGGGATCGTGGTGCGGTGCTTGCGACCCCTGACCACCCCGGACAGGCCCTCATCACTCATCAGCCGGTCCACGGTGCACGCCGCCACCTGATGACCCTGGCGGCGCAGATGTGCCGTCATCTTCCGACGCCCGTACAAGCCCTCCGGCGTCCCGACAGTGGCACGCAACGCATCAGTCAGCTCGGCGTCAGTGATCGTGCGCGCTGACGGCGCGGCCTTCTTCCAATGTCGATACGTGCGTCCGGCGACCGCCACACCCTGCTCAGTGAGCACGCGGCAGATCGACTCGACCCGGAACTTTCGTGCACGCATCTGATCGATGAACGAACAGATCAACGGTGGCGAGGGTCGAGTTCCCTCGCGAAGAAAATCGAAGCCGCCTTCAGAATCTCGTTTGCTTCCTTGAGATCTCGATTCTCACGCTCCAACTGCTTGATGCGTTGCTGCTCGGCTGTCGTCACCCCAGGACTCTGCGCAGCGTCGACCTGAGCTTGCAGCACCCACTTGCGCAGTGTCTCCGGACCGACCCCGACCTTCGGGCCGATCGCCTGAGCCGCGGCGTACACCGACCGATACTCGCCGAGATGATCGAGGACCATCTTCACCGCACGCTCACGCTGCTCGACCGGGTAATGCTTCGACATAATCTGCATCCTTCTCAAAGAAGGAAGCGGCATCAAACTCGGAACGGTTCAGACTCGCGCCGAGTCGAGGGTGCGTTTTTCAGACAATCGCGCGATCACGGTGACGTGCACTGCGCGTGCCGCGGCGGCAAGCAGAATTAGCAGATCCCCAAGGCTTGGCGCGGCGAATCCGCCGTTTTGAGTGAGTAGCCCGACGCCGACGATGGCGATGACCGCCGCCCCGTAGAACATGGGGGGCAGGTATGTACGCCGTATCCACCGTTCGAGCAGCGGTGTCATGACGATGGTTAAGGAGATGATCAGCCCAGCGTTTGATGCCGAGGTCATCGTCACCCCGAATGTTTCGAGAGTAAAGATGATGCTCAAGATCGTCCCGAAAACGACGCCGAGCGCAATCTCAGTGCGGTTGATGTGCCGCAGCTTCGGCGCTAAAACGATGGTCAAACCTAGTGCGGCCAGAGCGAATCGGATGACGAGGAAGGAGAACACGCCGTCGGCGGTGACAACTTCTTTGGCCGCCAGGTAGCTCGACCCCCAGACGACGGCCACCGCGAGCAATGCGACATCGACATTGCGGGAGGGGCACGCGGACGGCGGCGGTGTGTAGTTGATTGCCGCATTGGGGGTGGCGCGGTTGGGGATGCTCAACACGAGGTCTCGGCAGAAATGGCGGTGTCTTTCTGTGAAAGGTTCACAAGCCGCCGGCCCTCAATAGTGCAGCTTCCAGCTATGAAAGATGCAGACGGCGAGCCAGATTCGGCGACTACCGGGCCGGCCCCATGCCGCGGCGACATCCATCATCTCCAGAGCCCAACACATTAGACAAGCAACACTATCTTCAGTATCCAAGTAGATTCACTACATGGATGTGGAGCGTCTGCGACTTCTGCGCGAATTGGCCGAGCGCGGAACGGTCCATGCCACTGCGACCGCGATGTCCCTTACTCCATCGGCGGTCTCCCAGCAGCTCAAAATCCTGCAACGCGAGGTTGGCGTTCCCCTCCTCGAAGCCACTGGACGCCGATTACGCCTCACCGATGCTGGCCGGGTCCTCGTCGCACGGACCGACGAGGTGCTCGCTGCGCTCGATCGCGCACGCGCTGACATGGACGCCTACCGCGATACACCCCGTGGAACCGTGCGAGTGGCGATGTTCCCCTCCGGGGCCGCAATGCTGTTGGCCGGACTCATCACCCGGGCTGCAGCTATCGGCGTGGAGGTTCTAGGACGTGATATCGATGAGCCTGCCGCACACGCACCCATGCAGCTAGCCGACTTTGACGTTGTGGTTGTACATCGCGACGAACGTGACGCCGCGCACTGGGGTCCCCGCATCGAAGCCACCCTGCTTCTGCGAGAACCTCTTGAGATTCTGTTGCCGCCAGGCCATCGTCTAGCCAAGCGCAAGCGGGTAGCCCTGCCCGAACTCGCCGACGATCCATGGATCGGTGTCGAGGGCGGCCTCATGGTCGACGATGTGCTGCGCTCACTGGCCACCGTATCCGGGGTTCATCCGCGTATCGTTCAAAGAGTCAACGACTTTCGTGTTGTTGAAGAACTCGTCATAGCCGGCATCGGAGTCGCGCTCCTACCGCGCTACGTACTCACCGCCAGAGAACTGACCCGCAAACCACTCAGTGGGATCCGCATCGCGCGCCGCATCGAAGCGGTCACCCGTGCCGGTGCGACCGCTCGGCCCGCCGTCAACGCAGTCATCAGCATCCTCAAGTCACTCGCCCAAGAAACGAACCAGCACAACACCCGACCGCAATAACTGGCACCTGATGCCAGCCCCGGTGAGACAGGATCTGAGCCGTCCAAATTCTTTAAATCTGAGACGTTCTGCTGATTGAAGTGTTGGTAGTCATGTGTTCTGCTCGTTGCTGTTGGGCAGAATCCTTGGTGGTGCCGATGAAGACGTCGGCGATCTCGGGTAGCCCAGATACTAAATCCCACAGGGGCTTATCGGTCTCGTACCGCTCGGCGGCGTTCTCCTGGTCCCATTGCTGCTTCCATGCTGCATAACCAGGCAGGTCATCGGGGTCGGAGCTGTAGTCCAGCGGATCAAGCCCCTCGGGATGCTGCGGCCGGACCATGTAGAAGCGTGCTAGCCGTCCGGTGTGGCGGTGGCCGCCGAACTCGCTGACGAGCTGGAACGACTCCGGCGTCTTCACCGGCCGACTGCGGATCTTGCCGCTACCGGATCACCAGGTGGATGATCTCCGCGGCGATCGGCGCGGAGATGGCGGCCGGAGCCGGGCGGTGACGACGGCCAGAGCGGCGATGAGCGCCATTGCCAGGCCAGCGCAGTCAGCGTTATGGCTGATCTGCGATGAAGGCGCGCATGCCTTTGGGCCAGCTCCACGAGTATTCGGGGTCTGTTTCCCATGCAGTTCCGATGAGTCCCACGGGGCATCGGGTATCGGCCAGCAGCTTGGCCGTTACCGAGCTGGTGTCGTTGTCCTCGGCGGCCTTTCTGACGCGGGCGCGCTGGTCGTCGGTTAGCCGGCCCCACCATTCGCGGGTGTGTTTCTCGAACGGTATCTGG
Above is a window of Mycolicibacterium aromaticivorans JS19b1 = JCM 16368 DNA encoding:
- a CDS encoding DMT family transporter; translated protein: MQLCTGLVVFTVLSQISGRGVSEVAAQMSTQSWILTIYLALVCTVFAFFIQIWAVRRTSPARVSLLLGTEPLWAAAIGVLLAHDPLTPIGVTGALLILFGTNWGRLIDTHRTGIPAPQDQV
- a CDS encoding IS3 family transposase (programmed frameshift), with protein sequence MSKHYPVEQRERAVKMVLDHLGEYRSVYAAAQAIGPKVGVGPETLRKWVLQAQVDAAQSPGVTTAEQQRIKQLERENRDLKEANEILKAASNFLREGTRPSPPLICSFIDQMRARKFRVESICRVLTEQGVAVAGRTYRHWKKAAPSARTITDAELTDALRATVGTPEGLYGRRKMTAHLRRQGHQVAACTVDRLMSDEGLSGVVRGRKHRTTIPGGKDSRRAPDLLDRDFTAVMPNRKWVTDFTYCRTWSGFVYVAFVIDCFSRAIVGWHAVTVKDTAMVTTALKMALWRRDHADHRVTAGLIHHSDAGSQYTSIAFAETLVLEGIAASIGSVGDAYDNALAETTIGLFKTEAVGRGSPFLSGPLRIIDDVEYATMEWVDWFNNRRLHSVLDYVPPEEYESAYYAQTQGSQPATPQP
- a CDS encoding DMT family transporter, with translation MLSIPNRATPNAAINYTPPPSACPSRNVDVALLAVAVVWGSSYLAAKEVVTADGVFSFLVIRFALAALGLTIVLAPKLRHINRTEIALGVVFGTILSIIFTLETFGVTMTSASNAGLIISLTIVMTPLLERWIRRTYLPPMFYGAAVIAIVGVGLLTQNGGFAAPSLGDLLILLAAAARAVHVTVIARLSEKRTLDSARV
- a CDS encoding LysR family transcriptional regulator; protein product: MDVERLRLLRELAERGTVHATATAMSLTPSAVSQQLKILQREVGVPLLEATGRRLRLTDAGRVLVARTDEVLAALDRARADMDAYRDTPRGTVRVAMFPSGAAMLLAGLITRAAAIGVEVLGRDIDEPAAHAPMQLADFDVVVVHRDERDAAHWGPRIEATLLLREPLEILLPPGHRLAKRKRVALPELADDPWIGVEGGLMVDDVLRSLATVSGVHPRIVQRVNDFRVVEELVIAGIGVALLPRYVLTARELTRKPLSGIRIARRIEAVTRAGATARPAVNAVISILKSLAQETNQHNTRPQ